In the Malus domestica chromosome 16, GDT2T_hap1 genome, one interval contains:
- the LOC114819128 gene encoding zinc finger CCCH domain-containing protein 17-like — translation MVVGAQPQQQQQLQQKPPQQPETSAEEEALKRNTDCVYFLASPLTCKKGSECEYRHSEYARVNPRDCWYWLNGSCLNLKCAFRHPPLDGLLGSPAANSAGPSLPLSHPVATSTTPAIHAAYNPSKQAVPCIFFQKGQCLKGDRCAFSHGPNPMASSKVLQAPAAAHGTEPSGLKKAFGGLQKCTQELKVPMVSAMKSVGLPPEAKPAPKIPTAPIRNGVSIERNVSSTKALDDEALRYKATSVPPVINGGSTSQANHLLQAHVSDDHGFQNGKDADEHLRESSPGFDVLVDDEHGDSDYYHGEERFGRRRGHEGRNLNSVNEYDLDRPVDHTSMADVDRERFCDPYDPYDRMQGQYAWDQHRVSSERQLVGPARLERRGYHKSESPENIAELDLRHRLSKHRRVNGLRTIVSHDYAVDGHVEERNNRPRRDSQQLPPHEGSCSSRLHGRIKIPGGSSPVNGSDLRQEREVDRARSRGRLSPGRPQISSHQGRLRDRIKGRVEEDYSNERRNFGASRVRGEIMDDRGDDFSRPKRLPELKVVKDAENKEQSYLGKRKSVMDNYQQAEGDLSFEGPKPLSEILRRKREAEAAASGSRKSSAHNKRGNNNQRESRESDPGDSQTAVTEVNNSLPTAAKEEPKLATADAVGTEDEKIDVVHGQSSEGHEAEEGMIYEEENEIEGEDQREGEYDYEQGDEGDYNYEGENAEGEEEYLEEDEDGDDFAKKIGVVFS, via the exons ATGGTAGTCGGCGCACAaccacagcagcagcagcagctacAACAGAAACCGCCGCAGCAGCCGGAAACTTCGGCCGAAGAGGAGGCCTTGAAGAGGAACACCGATTGCGTCTACTTTCTCGCCTCGCCTCTTACCTGCAAAAAG GGAAGTGAATGCGAATATAGACACAGTGAGTATGCCCGGGTCAACCCCAGGGATTGCTGGTACTGGTTGAATGGCAGTTGCTTGAATTTGAAATGCGCATTTCGGCATCCA CCGCTTGATGGCTTGTTAGGAAGCCCGGCAGCAAATTCTGCTGGACCTTCCTTGCCTCTATCACATCCTGTGGCTACGTCTACAACGCCTGCAATTCATGCTGCTTATAACCCAAGTAAACAAGCAGTCCCCTGTATTTTCTTCCAAAAGGGGCAATGTTTAAAGGGTGACAGATGTGCCTTCTCTCATGGACCAAATCCTATGGCTAGTAGTAAAGTTCTACAGGCACCAGCTGCTGCCCACGGTACTGAGCCTTCAGGTCTTAAGAAGGCCTTCGGTGGCCTTCAAAAGTGCACTCAAGAGTTGAAGGTTCCCATGGTAAGTGCCATGAAGTCTGTTGGATTGCCTCCTGAAGCCAAACCTGCTCCAAAAATTCCAACTGCTCCAATTAGAAATGGAGTTAGCATTGAGAGGAATGTATCATCAACTAAAGCATTGGATGATGAGGCTCTCAGATACAAGGCAACAAGTGTTCCGCCTGTTATCAACGGAGGCTCTACAAGTCAGGCCAATCATTTGCTTCAGGCTCATGTTTCAGACGATCATGGTTTTCAAAATGGGAAGGATGCTGATGAGCATTTGAGGGAGTCTTCTCCTGGATTTGATGTTCTTGTAGATGATGAGCACGGAGATTCTGATTACTACCACGGCGAAGAACGgtttggaagaagaagaggtcaTGAGGGAAGGAACTTGAATTCTGTGAACGAATATGATTTGGACCGTCCCGTTGATCACACTTCAATGGCTGATGTCGATCGAGAAAGGTTTTGTGACCCATATGATCCTTATGATCGCATGCAAGGGCAGTACGCATGGGACCAGCATAGGGTTTCATCTGAGAGACAATTAGTGGGTCCTGCTCGTCTTGAGAGGAGGGGTTATCACAAATCTGAGAGTCCGGAGAACATTGCTGAGTTAGATCTGCGACATCGTTTATCCAAGCATAGGAGGGTAAACGGTCTGAGAACCATTGTCAGCCATGATTATGCAGTGGACGGCCATGTTGAGGAGCGGAACAACCGTCCTCGTAGGGATTCACAGCAGTTGCCCCCACACGAGGGCTCCTGTAGTAGTCGTCTTCATGGTAGAATAAAGATTCCAGGCGGGTCTTCTCCCGTCAATGGTAGTGACTTGCGCCAAGAAAGGGAAGTTGACAGAGCTAGAAGTAGAGGCAGATTGTCACCCGGGAGGCCACAGATATCCTCTCATCAAGGAAGGCTTAGAGACAGAATAAAAGGAAGGGTAGAAGAGGACTACTCTAATGAGAGGAGAAATTTTGGCGCTTCTCGTGTTAGGGGAGAGATAATGGATGATCGAGGTGATGACTTTTCTCGTCCAAAGCGTCTTCCAGAGCTGAAAGTTGTGAAAGATGCAGAAAATAAGGAGCAATCTTACCTTGGAAAACGGAAAAGTGTGATGGATAATTATCAACAAGCGGAAGGTGATCTGTCATTTGAAGGGCCAAAGCCTCTCAGTGAAATTCTCAGGAGGAAGAGAGAAGCTGAAGCAGCAGCTTCTGGAAGCAGGAAATCATCTGCCCACAATAAACGAGGCAATAATAATCAGAGAGAAAGCAGGGAGAGCGATCCAGGCGACTCCCAGACTGCGGTTACAGAGGTGAATAACAGTCTGCCCACTGCGGCGAAGGAAGAGCCCAAGTTGGCAACGGCCGATGCGGTTGGAACTGAAGATGAGAAAATTGACGTGGTTCATGGTCAGTCTTCAGAAGGACATGAGGCTGAAGAGGGTATGATATATGAGGAGGAAAACGAAATCGAAGGTGAAGATCAGAGAGAAGGAGAGTATGATTACGAGCAGGGGGACGAGGGTGACTATAATTATGAAGGTGAAAATGCAGAGGGCGAAGAGGAATACCTGGAAGAAGACGAAGACGGGGATGACTTTGCTAAGAAGATTGGTGTCGTGTTTTCGTGA
- the LOC103403439 gene encoding protein TOM THREE HOMOLOG 1-like has product MARSGGGGVGVVESAVIAYNLRDASSWWHDINASPIWQNRIFHALAILYGLVAVVALVQLIRIQLRVPEYGWTTQKVFHFLNFVVNGVRSAVFVFRWQVQKLHPEIVKHILLDMPSLAFFTTYALLVLFWAEIYYQARTVSTDGLRPSFLTVNAVVYVIQIAMWLILWWKPIPVLLTLSKMFFAGVSLFAALGFLLYGGRLFLMLQRFPVESKGRRKKLQEVGYVTTICFTCFLVRCIMMCFNAFDEAADLDVLNHPVLNFIYYLLVEILPSSLVLFILRKLPPKRGITQYHPIR; this is encoded by the exons ATGGCGCGTAGCGGCGGCGGCGGAGTCGGGGTGGTGGAGTCGGCGGTGATAGCGTACAACCTGAGAGACGCATCGAGTTGGTGGCACGACATCAATGCCTCCCCTATTTGGCAAAACCGCATATTTCATGCCCTCGCTATTCTCTACGGTCTCGTCGCCGTCGTTGCCCTG GTTCAATTGATTCGGATACAATTGAGAGTGCCGGAGTACGGTTGGACCACGCAGAAAGTATTccactttcttaattttgttgtcAATGGAG TTCGATCAGCAGTGTTTGTGTTCCGCTGGCAAGTGCAGAAGCTGCATCCAGAG ATTGTCAAACATATCTTGCTTGATATGCCGAGTCTTGCCTTCTTCACTACCTATGCGCTCTTGGTTCTTTTCTGGGCTGAAATTTACTATCAG GCACGCACTGTTTCTACAGATGGACTGAGGCCAAGCTTCTTGACTGTCAATGCTGTGGTTTATGTGATTCAG ATTGCTATGTGGTTGATATTATGGTGGAAGCCTATCCCAGTTCTGCTCACCTTATCTAAGATGTTCTTTGCAG GTGTGTCCTTATTCGCAGCCCTTGGGTTTCTTCTATATGGTGGAAG ACTCTTCTTGATGTTGCAGAGATTTCCTGTAGAATCAAAAGGACGACGTAAGAAGCTGCAGGAG GTTGGCTATGTGACAACCATATGTTTTACATGTTTCCTTGTCAGATGCATAATG ATGTGCTTCAATGCATTCGATGAAGCTGCTGACCTTGATGTTTTGAATCACCCGGTTCTAAACTTTATATATTACCTA TTGGTGGAGATATTGCCTTCTTCTTTGGTCCTTTTCATTTTGAGGAAGTTGCCTCCAAAGCG
- the LOC103403441 gene encoding uncharacterized protein isoform X2, with translation MILSPPSMDYERIQKPQVGGGGFSPGKLRSMLLGVEKKRKEKEDSESAFTLRSQPPDFDDQAGGGGSDDCKDVDVVSVLPKCSTSNAADSLGPKMGSDRRLKDSASVNSRIRNQEDPSLDYDSGHDAMGVSSSMFEFQKAERAPQRVPLVPFSKPAPSKWDDAQKWIASPTSNRPKMGQAQMQGGQGVGSRKASSFGYGSKQLSTKVVVEVPDQKVDIFEEPDTKRIDTNQSKMESGGQKYVSWENDPYPIADSYGKSVLMVENSVGESATFHGTTTFIPPPSTARSVSMRDMGTEMTPIASQEPSRTGTPVGATTPIRSPTNSRPSTPSRAAQASPPINQNPNKELSEKELQMKTRREIMVLGTQLGKMNIAAWASKEEDKGASTSQKTALEEQPGKSIVETRAAAWEEAEKAKYMARFKREEMKIQAWENHQKAKTEAEMRKIEVEVERIRGRAHGKLMNKLAAARHKAQEKRAAAEARRNRQAAKTEHQAEYIRKTGRIPSSFWCWGWCS, from the exons ATGATATTATCACCCCCTTCCATGGATTACGAAAGGATCCAAAAACCTCAG GTGGGAGGTGGGGGATTTTCACCAGGGAAGCTGAGGAGTATGCTACTGGGAgtggagaagaagaggaaggaaaaggAGGATTCTGAATCTGCATTCACTCTCAGATCTCAGCCTCCTGACTTTGATGATCAAGCTG GGGGTGGTGGTTCTGATGACTGTAAAGATGTAGATGTTGTGAGTGTTCTTCCCAAATGCTCGACTTCGAATGCTGCTGACTCATTAGGCCCGAAGATGGGTAGTGACCGGCGATTGAAGGATAGCGCATCAGTCAATTCAAGAATTAGGAACCAAGAAGACCCTTCATTAGATTATGATAGTGGgcatgatgcaatgggtgtgtCCTCATCCATGTTTGAGTTTCAGAAGGCAGAGCGTGCCCCACAAAGGGTGCCTCTTGTGCCGTTCTCCAAACCAGCACCGTCCAAATGGGATGATGCTCAGAAATGGATAGCAAGCCCAACTTCGAACCGGCCAAAGATGGGGCAGGCTCAAATGCAGGGTGGGCAAGGAGTTGGATCGCGAAAGGCTAGTAGCTTTGGTTATGGGAGTAAACAATTGAGCACAAAGGTTGTTGTTGAAGTTCCAGATCAAAAAGTAGATATTTTTGAAGAACCAGATACGAAGCGAATTGACACAAATCAATCTAAGATGGAAAGTGGAGGGCAGAAGTATGTAAGTTGGGAGAATGATCcataccccattgccgattcatATGGCAAATCAGTGCTCATGGTTGAGAACTCTGTCGGAGAGTCAGCAA CGTTTCATGGAACAACCACATTTATTCCTCCTCCTTCAACCGCAAGATCTGTCTCAATGAGAGATATGGGTACAGAGATGACACCTATTGCTAGCCAGGAACCCTCCAGGACTGGAACTCCCGTGGGGGCAACAACACCGATTCGCAGTCCTACTAATTCAAGGCCATCAACTCCTAGCAGAGCTGCACAAGCTTCACCTCCGATCAACCAGAATCCTAACAAGGAGTTGTCTGAGAAGGAGTTACAAATGAAAACTAGGAGAGAGATAATGGTTCTTGGGACACAGTTGGGTAAGATGAACATCGCTGCTTGGGCTAGCAAAGAGGAGGATAAGGGTGCATCCACGTCACAGAAAACTGCACTGGAAGAACAACCAGGGAAAAGCATTGTTGAGACACGTGCAGCAGCATGGGAGGAAGCTGAGAAAGCCAAGTATATGGCTAG GTTCAAGCGTGAAGAGATGAAAATACAAGCTTGGGAAAATCATCAGAAGGCAAAAACAGAAGCTGAGATGAGGAAAATAGAG GTAGAGGTCGAAAGGATAAGAGGACGCGCTCATGGCAAGCTTATGAATAAGTTGGCAGCTGCAAGACATAAGGCTCAAGAAAAGCGAGCAGCAGCGGAGGCCAGGAGAAACCGGCAAGCAGCGAAAACAGAACATCAAGCAGAGTACATTCGCAAAACCGGTCGCATCCCGTCCTCGTTTTGGTGTTGGGGTTGGTGCTCTTGA
- the LOC103403441 gene encoding uncharacterized protein isoform X1 has translation MILSPPSMDYERIQKPQVGGGGFSPGKLRSMLLGVEKKRKEKEDSESAFTLRSQPPDFDDQAGGGGSDDCKDVDVVSVLPKCSTSNAADSLGPKMGSDRRLKDSASVNSRIRNQEDPSLDYDSGHDAMGVSSSMFEFQKAERAPQRVPLVPFSKPAPSKWDDAQKWIASPTSNRPKMGQAQMQGGQGVGSRKASSFGYGSKQLSTKVVVEVPDQKVDIFEEPDTKRIDTNQSKMESGGQKYVSWENDPYPIADSYGKSVLMVENSVGESAINLSQHDSSTAFHGTTTFIPPPSTARSVSMRDMGTEMTPIASQEPSRTGTPVGATTPIRSPTNSRPSTPSRAAQASPPINQNPNKELSEKELQMKTRREIMVLGTQLGKMNIAAWASKEEDKGASTSQKTALEEQPGKSIVETRAAAWEEAEKAKYMARFKREEMKIQAWENHQKAKTEAEMRKIEVEVERIRGRAHGKLMNKLAAARHKAQEKRAAAEARRNRQAAKTEHQAEYIRKTGRIPSSFWCWGWCS, from the exons ATGATATTATCACCCCCTTCCATGGATTACGAAAGGATCCAAAAACCTCAG GTGGGAGGTGGGGGATTTTCACCAGGGAAGCTGAGGAGTATGCTACTGGGAgtggagaagaagaggaaggaaaaggAGGATTCTGAATCTGCATTCACTCTCAGATCTCAGCCTCCTGACTTTGATGATCAAGCTG GGGGTGGTGGTTCTGATGACTGTAAAGATGTAGATGTTGTGAGTGTTCTTCCCAAATGCTCGACTTCGAATGCTGCTGACTCATTAGGCCCGAAGATGGGTAGTGACCGGCGATTGAAGGATAGCGCATCAGTCAATTCAAGAATTAGGAACCAAGAAGACCCTTCATTAGATTATGATAGTGGgcatgatgcaatgggtgtgtCCTCATCCATGTTTGAGTTTCAGAAGGCAGAGCGTGCCCCACAAAGGGTGCCTCTTGTGCCGTTCTCCAAACCAGCACCGTCCAAATGGGATGATGCTCAGAAATGGATAGCAAGCCCAACTTCGAACCGGCCAAAGATGGGGCAGGCTCAAATGCAGGGTGGGCAAGGAGTTGGATCGCGAAAGGCTAGTAGCTTTGGTTATGGGAGTAAACAATTGAGCACAAAGGTTGTTGTTGAAGTTCCAGATCAAAAAGTAGATATTTTTGAAGAACCAGATACGAAGCGAATTGACACAAATCAATCTAAGATGGAAAGTGGAGGGCAGAAGTATGTAAGTTGGGAGAATGATCcataccccattgccgattcatATGGCAAATCAGTGCTCATGGTTGAGAACTCTGTCGGAGAGTCAGCAA TCAATCTTAGCCAGCATGATTCTTCTACAGCGTTTCATGGAACAACCACATTTATTCCTCCTCCTTCAACCGCAAGATCTGTCTCAATGAGAGATATGGGTACAGAGATGACACCTATTGCTAGCCAGGAACCCTCCAGGACTGGAACTCCCGTGGGGGCAACAACACCGATTCGCAGTCCTACTAATTCAAGGCCATCAACTCCTAGCAGAGCTGCACAAGCTTCACCTCCGATCAACCAGAATCCTAACAAGGAGTTGTCTGAGAAGGAGTTACAAATGAAAACTAGGAGAGAGATAATGGTTCTTGGGACACAGTTGGGTAAGATGAACATCGCTGCTTGGGCTAGCAAAGAGGAGGATAAGGGTGCATCCACGTCACAGAAAACTGCACTGGAAGAACAACCAGGGAAAAGCATTGTTGAGACACGTGCAGCAGCATGGGAGGAAGCTGAGAAAGCCAAGTATATGGCTAG GTTCAAGCGTGAAGAGATGAAAATACAAGCTTGGGAAAATCATCAGAAGGCAAAAACAGAAGCTGAGATGAGGAAAATAGAG GTAGAGGTCGAAAGGATAAGAGGACGCGCTCATGGCAAGCTTATGAATAAGTTGGCAGCTGCAAGACATAAGGCTCAAGAAAAGCGAGCAGCAGCGGAGGCCAGGAGAAACCGGCAAGCAGCGAAAACAGAACATCAAGCAGAGTACATTCGCAAAACCGGTCGCATCCCGTCCTCGTTTTGGTGTTGGGGTTGGTGCTCTTGA